AGATACGGAATCCCTATATATACTATTCCGTTGTATCCTTTTGTCTCTTCACTAATTAGCTCAACTGCATGATCTACACGCTTTAATAATTGTTCTTGGAAGAATAGATCTGCACATGTGTATCCTGTAATGTTTAACTCTGGAAGCACTAGTAGTTGTACTTTTTGACTCTTAGCTTTTTTTATAAGTTCTATGCTATTTTGTGCATTTGCAAGTGGATCTGCTATCTTTAATCTGTTTACACCTGCAGCAACACGTATTATTCCGTAGCTTTTCATAATTCTGCCTCCCATTATTTTTCTATTGTAATTATACATAAAAAATCTATTCTCCGCTAGAGGCGTGAAAAGTCTGTCAATCTATTTGCTATAAGAGCTAGGTCTCTCTCCTGTAACTCTCTTAAATACCCTGCTAAAATAATTAGGGTCCTTGTAGCCGACATCTATTGCCACTTCTTTTATAGATGTTCCATTCATGAGTCTTTCTTTCGCTTCTTGTATTCTAACTTCAGTTAAAAATTCTATAAAGTTTTTTCCAGTCTCTTGTTTAAATAATTTCGAAAAATAGTGAGGGCTTATCGCAAATTTTTGTGCTATTTTCTCAAGTGTGATATCACTTCCATAATTATTTCGGATGTATTGCTTTGAAGACAATATTATTCTGTCATTTATAGACAAAATATCTTTTCTATACCTTTCTATTTCTCTGTAGAATGATTGTTTTATGAGTTCCATATCTTCGTCTTTTTTTATTAAGTCTATGGGTTCATCAAAATATACATTCTTTTTATAAGCATAGAATCTATCTCGAAGTATCACTAGTAATTCAAATAATTCAAATCTCCATCTTTCTTCAAAGTAGGTGTCTATTTGTGTTTTTACACTCTCTTCTTCTATGAAGTCTCCTCTCTGAATTTTTTTCACTAGTGACAATTTCTCATTCAATTTTTCATTTACTTCTGATTCTATAACTATACTCTCATGAACTATTGTGATTTCTTTATCTGTTTTTCTAAGGATTTTTCTAGCCTCTATGAGTGTTTCCTTAAGTTCACTATAGTGATCTCCAAATCCAACACCTATTTTTACATTGTATCCAGCTCTTTTAAGCCTCTTGTATGCTGTTTCTGCACTTTTAAGAGCTAAATTTTGTAAGTCAATTTCGTCAGCTTCATTTTCTGCTAATATCAAATATACACAATCATTATATAGCGAAACTAAATTTTGGTCATTTCTTTTGTAAATAGACTTTACTTCGTTATATAGTTCTAGATAATCTGTTGACTCTTGACATTTTATAGCGAGAACACAAAAGTTTTTAAAATCTAACTCTAATAGCTCTATTTGGTGCTTCGCTGCTTCATCTTTTTCAAGTAAGTCTTCTAGTACTATGTGTGCCATTCTCTTTTCTATGAGATCCTTTGCTCCACCTAGTACTTCTCTCATCTTCAAGCTTTCATTTTTTTCATTTTGCCTTTGATCTACCAGTTTTTTTGCCTCTTCTAATTTATCTACTATAATCTGTTTTCTAACTGGTTTTAGCAGATAGTCGTTAATTCCTATAGCCACACTTTCTTTTGCATATTCAAAGTAATCGTGTGCTGTCAAAATATATATTATTATATCTGGGTTTATCGACTTTATTTCTCTAGCTGCATCAATTCCATCTATTCCCGGCATTTTTATGTCCAAAAATACTATGTCTGGCATATATTTTCTAGTAAGTTCTATCGCTTCTCTTCCGTTTTTAGCCTTTCCTACTAGATCTATATCCTCCGTGTATTTCTCTATTATTACCCGTATGCCTTCTCTCTCTAAAGGTTCATCATCTGCTATAAGTAGTTTATACATAACCCTCTCCCCTTACCTTTGGTATAATCATTTTTACAACTGCTCCCTGTTCATGATTTTCCATTATAAATTGACTTTTTTCCTTAAAATATAAATTCAAACGCTGTCTTACATTATCTACCCCAATACCAGTGGTGTGCCCCTTAGATGTACTCTTTTTTTCACCACTAAGTACGCTTTTGTCTATACCTTTGCCATTATCCCATACCTCTATGATGATTTTCTCATTAAATTCTTTTATAGTCAATCGGATTTCTCCTTTTTCTTCGCTCCCTTCAAGTCCATGTTTAAAAGCATTTTCTATTACCGGCTGTAGACTCAGCGCTGGCAATGTGTATGGCAATAAATTTTCATCTATGTCCTCTATATATTCAAGTCTATCGCTAAATCTTGCCTTTTGTATATTTACATATTCTCTAATATTGTATATCTCATCTTGTAATGTTACATGTGCATCTATTCTTCTTAGATTGTATCTGAGTAAATCAGAAAGGGATTCTATAAGTTCACAGGTTCTATCTGCACCTTCTATTAGTGCTAATTTGTCTATCACATTTAATGTGTTAAACAAAAAGTGAGGATTTATTTGAGCTTGAAGAGCTTTAAATTGAGCCTCTTTCTCTAAATCAGCCTTTCTCTGTATCTCATGCATAAGCCTCCTTGTATTTATAACCATTTTGTTAAAAGCTCCCGCTAGTATGCTTATTTCCTCATCTGGTGTTCCCTTTAGCTCTACGAGATCGAAATATCCTTTTGATATTCTCTTCGATGCCTCAGTCAGTTCGTGAATATTCTTTGTGATTTCTTTTGAAAATTCATATGCATATACCGATGCGCCCAAAACCATTATCACAAAAAGTATAGTGAATATCCACCACATAAGATTATTGTAATTTTCCATTTGCTCATAGTTGCTAAATCCTTTTTCGGATATACCATCATATGTTTCTTGTATAAGGGCTTTCATGTATCCATATATTCTCTGAGCATCGTTGTAGTTTTCTATATACCTTTCATCATTACTTGATAGTGCTATGGTATATGTTTTTTCACAATAGCCTTGATAGCTAACCATAAGCTGTCTCAAGTCTTTCATTCTATAGTAATTTTCTTCACTTATATTTCCATTCTCAAATACTACCATTTCAGCACCAGCATCGTACATGTGTGAGTAATATCTGTCAATATATACAGTCGAACGTGTCAGAAGTAACCTATCTATACTCTCCATGCTATTGTCTATCTCTTGACTAATATTGTTTAAATCTACTAAATCTCCCATTAGCTCATTGTAGCTCTGAGCTAGCGTATAATTTGAATAGAGCAGATTTCCAATAAGCCATGCTAAAATCATTATAAGTAGCATATAACTTATAATAACCTTTTCTCTTATCGTTAGAGGCCTAGTCATCTTCATCATGTATGCCCCCTTCAAAATAACTTACATCTATAAATATAGCATCATTTACCAATTCATCTTTTTTCATATCGTGCATTGTCTCAACTGCTTTTTCGCCCATAATAACTGGACTTCTCATAACTGCACCCTGAATTACTCCTTTTTCCACAAATCTCTGTGTTTCCTCTAGTTCTCCTATACCTACAATTTTTATTTGACCAACTTTGTTTAGCCTTACAATAACTTGCCCGGCTACATAAGTTGCATAAGGATCAGTGCATATTATTCCTTTCAGCTCTGGATTTCTTTGCACTATATCTTCTATTATCTTGTACGTATTTACTCTATTCATATCTATATATGCTGTTTCAATTACGTTTACGTATTTCCTCTCATTTGTCATTTCCTTTATCGCAGAAAGTATAAAACTACTCTCCTCACTATTCATAACTATTGCCAAATCTCCATAGTAGTTTATATGATCTATCATTTTTCGAGTCATCAGTTTACCCACATAATAGTCATTGATACCTATGTATCCACTCCTATTGCTCTTTAGCACATCTTCACCTAAACAAATCCATGGTATGTTTAGTTCTATACTTTTATTTATAAGATTCTCACTCTCTTCACTATTGAGTCCATAAGCCATTATTCCATCTGGATTTGACTCTATAGCTCTATCCATCATTTGATAAATATTTTCTTTTTCAAAGTAATCTTGTTTTAGTACTGACAATGTGATATTGTTTGCCCTTGCATATTCCCTAGCACCCTTCTCTACATCTTGCCAAAAAGAATCTTTTTCTTTAAGTATTAGTATGAAGTGATAATCTCCAGTTTGAATATATTCTTTTTGTTCCTGAGATGTATAAAATCTTGGCTGCATGGCAAATGTTATTATCGTAAGTATAGCCATGATTCCCATTAATACAACTATTCTTCGTTTCATAGTATCCCTCTTTTAAGTTTATTTCTAAATCAGTATTTTATTTTATTATACCCATCTCAGTGCTTTTTTCTGCCATTTTTTTCTATATAATCCTAATAATCAAAAATAGCAAAAGCCCTCTACTGCAATTGCACGTAGAGAGCCTTCTTGAGGAAAGGTTACTTTGCTTTATTTTTTGAATTGATATCGACAAATACTGCCACTATCAAGATCAAACCTTTTACTATAAGCTGCCAATAAGACTCTGTATTTAATATACTCATACCATTGTCTATAGTAGCCATTACAAGTGCTCCTAGTATAGCACCCATTATAGTTCCTTCTCCACCTAATAGTGAAGTTCCACCGATTACGCACGATGCAACCGCGTCTAATTCGAAACTATTACCAGCATCTGTTGTTGCAGTTCCAAGTCTTGCTGTAAGAAGTATACCTGCAAGCGAGGCCATCACTCCTGAAATAACAAATATCTGAAGTGTTCTTCTCTTGATGTTTACACCAGAAAGTTTAGCCGCTTCTTTGTTTCCTCCAATTGCAAATACCTGTCTACCAAATCTGGTTTTCTTAGTAACAAAACTAAGTAATAACCCTAATATCAATACTATGAATATAGGCATTGGAATACCTTTGTATGAGTTCATTAAGAATACAAATCCCATTATACTTACTACATAAATTACACTATATGCTATTTCTCCAACCATTGGTCTTACTTTAAAACCAAAATCTTGACGTTCTTTTCTCTTCTTAAATATCATCATAACTACAACAACACTTGCTGCGATACCTATTACAAGGCCTACTGTTGTTGGTAAATAAGCTGTTCCTAAAAATCTATAAGTATCACTGCTAACTGGTATCGATTGACCCTTAGATAGCCCCATTATAGCCCCTCTATAAGCAAGCATTCCACCTAGCGATGCAATAAATGCAGGTACACCCTTGTTTACCCAAGTTCCCGTGAACACACCACATAGTGCTCCAAGTGCTATAGTAAGTAGTATTGCAATTATAGGATTCATATTGAATTGGTACAT
Above is a genomic segment from Tissierellales bacterium containing:
- a CDS encoding response regulator yields the protein MYKLLIADDEPLEREGIRVIIEKYTEDIDLVGKAKNGREAIELTRKYMPDIVFLDIKMPGIDGIDAAREIKSINPDIIIYILTAHDYFEYAKESVAIGINDYLLKPVRKQIIVDKLEEAKKLVDQRQNEKNESLKMREVLGGAKDLIEKRMAHIVLEDLLEKDEAAKHQIELLELDFKNFCVLAIKCQESTDYLELYNEVKSIYKRNDQNLVSLYNDCVYLILAENEADEIDLQNLALKSAETAYKRLKRAGYNVKIGVGFGDHYSELKETLIEARKILRKTDKEITIVHESIVIESEVNEKLNEKLSLVKKIQRGDFIEEESVKTQIDTYFEERWRFELFELLVILRDRFYAYKKNVYFDEPIDLIKKDEDMELIKQSFYREIERYRKDILSINDRIILSSKQYIRNNYGSDITLEKIAQKFAISPHYFSKLFKQETGKNFIEFLTEVRIQEAKERLMNGTSIKEVAIDVGYKDPNYFSRVFKRVTGERPSSYSK
- a CDS encoding histidine kinase codes for the protein MKMTRPLTIREKVIISYMLLIMILAWLIGNLLYSNYTLAQSYNELMGDLVDLNNISQEIDNSMESIDRLLLTRSTVYIDRYYSHMYDAGAEMVVFENGNISEENYYRMKDLRQLMVSYQGYCEKTYTIALSSNDERYIENYNDAQRIYGYMKALIQETYDGISEKGFSNYEQMENYNNLMWWIFTILFVIMVLGASVYAYEFSKEITKNIHELTEASKRISKGYFDLVELKGTPDEEISILAGAFNKMVINTRRLMHEIQRKADLEKEAQFKALQAQINPHFLFNTLNVIDKLALIEGADRTCELIESLSDLLRYNLRRIDAHVTLQDEIYNIREYVNIQKARFSDRLEYIEDIDENLLPYTLPALSLQPVIENAFKHGLEGSEEKGEIRLTIKEFNEKIIIEVWDNGKGIDKSVLSGEKKSTSKGHTTGIGVDNVRQRLNLYFKEKSQFIMENHEQGAVVKMIIPKVRGEGYV
- a CDS encoding substrate-binding domain-containing protein; this encodes MKRRIVVLMGIMAILTIITFAMQPRFYTSQEQKEYIQTGDYHFILILKEKDSFWQDVEKGAREYARANNITLSVLKQDYFEKENIYQMMDRAIESNPDGIMAYGLNSEESENLINKSIELNIPWICLGEDVLKSNRSGYIGINDYYVGKLMTRKMIDHINYYGDLAIVMNSEESSFILSAIKEMTNERKYVNVIETAYIDMNRVNTYKIIEDIVQRNPELKGIICTDPYATYVAGQVIVRLNKVGQIKIVGIGELEETQRFVEKGVIQGAVMRSPVIMGEKAVETMHDMKKDELVNDAIFIDVSYFEGGIHDEDD
- the gguB gene encoding sugar ABC transporter permease, with product MKTNLKNIDVRKYTMMIALVGILILFTFLDSSGTFLSARNMSNLVRQMAVTAVLAMGMFMILVDLHIDLSLGSLVGLTGGVSAILMYQFNMNPIIAILLTIALGALCGVFTGTWVNKGVPAFIASLGGMLAYRGAIMGLSKGQSIPVSSDTYRFLGTAYLPTTVGLVIGIAASVVVVMMIFKKRKERQDFGFKVRPMVGEIAYSVIYVVSIMGFVFLMNSYKGIPMPIFIVLILGLLLSFVTKKTRFGRQVFAIGGNKEAAKLSGVNIKRRTLQIFVISGVMASLAGILLTARLGTATTDAGNSFELDAVASCVIGGTSLLGGEGTIMGAILGALVMATIDNGMSILNTESYWQLIVKGLILIVAVFVDINSKNKAK